The Synergistaceae bacterium genome includes a window with the following:
- a CDS encoding carbohydrate kinase, with product MGKYYIGFDCGTMGTKTAIYRLDSTRIAEAYRENRIFYPNPGWAEMDPRGFVQAVREGVRECLEKSGINPAEIRGISASGIICGIVGIDEDWNPVTPFVPYLDNRARQEADWVNEHVKPVWLEESGNVIVDEFMPPVILRWFLNNYSGFREKAVKVLNNGPFVLGTLAGLKAEDAFLDWATLSGWLIGYNSRNRDWSQKQMEALGIPMGILPRIVKPWDVIGYLCNEEAHKMGLPSGIPILAGAGDTMQSALASGLLEPGLSTDVAGTASIFAVAVPGMIEKISRAPGMMFAMGTLEDSYFYWSMIRAGGLSLRWFRDNVADRAGDTSFYSEMDALAGEVPAGSRGILFYPYLQGAGPGLPGACGAFLGLYGSSDRAAMWRAILEAIAFEYAQMIQIYRECGMPLSEIIGTEGGSKSPLWTQIKADILGGAYNIPTRSEGGLMADVAVAAYGVGDIANLRDTMKEWVTFRGRFETDAKNYKLYQDIFAERQAMLGSPLKTTFAGLERIRKILGQ from the coding sequence TTGGGAAAGTATTATATAGGTTTTGACTGCGGCACTATGGGAACAAAGACTGCAATTTACAGGCTTGACTCCACGAGGATCGCGGAGGCCTACCGCGAGAACAGAATATTTTACCCCAATCCCGGCTGGGCTGAGATGGATCCTCGGGGGTTTGTCCAGGCCGTTCGCGAGGGAGTGCGCGAGTGCCTGGAGAAATCGGGCATCAATCCTGCCGAGATCCGCGGCATTTCTGCGAGCGGGATAATCTGCGGCATCGTCGGGATCGATGAGGACTGGAACCCTGTGACTCCGTTCGTACCATACCTTGATAATAGGGCGCGCCAAGAGGCGGACTGGGTCAATGAGCATGTAAAACCGGTATGGCTTGAAGAGAGCGGCAATGTCATAGTAGACGAGTTTATGCCGCCTGTGATTCTGCGCTGGTTTCTGAATAATTACAGCGGTTTCCGTGAAAAAGCTGTCAAGGTCCTTAACAATGGTCCGTTTGTCCTTGGTACGCTGGCAGGACTCAAGGCCGAAGATGCATTCCTGGACTGGGCAACTCTGTCCGGCTGGCTCATAGGCTATAACTCACGCAATAGGGACTGGTCACAGAAACAGATGGAGGCTTTAGGCATTCCTATGGGGATACTGCCTCGCATCGTAAAACCATGGGATGTCATAGGATATCTCTGTAACGAAGAGGCGCATAAAATGGGGCTGCCTTCAGGTATCCCGATATTAGCAGGTGCGGGAGATACTATGCAGTCAGCGCTTGCATCAGGCTTGCTTGAGCCCGGACTCAGCACCGATGTGGCAGGAACCGCGTCTATCTTTGCCGTTGCCGTGCCGGGGATGATTGAAAAAATTTCACGCGCACCAGGCATGATGTTTGCCATGGGCACGCTTGAAGATTCATATTTTTACTGGAGCATGATACGGGCAGGCGGGCTTTCGCTTCGCTGGTTCCGCGACAACGTAGCCGACCGTGCCGGAGATACGTCTTTCTATTCCGAGATGGACGCGCTTGCCGGAGAAGTTCCTGCCGGTTCACGCGGCATACTCTTCTATCCATACCTTCAGGGCGCAGGCCCCGGCCTTCCCGGCGCATGCGGGGCTTTCCTCGGGCTTTACGGCTCAAGCGACAGGGCGGCAATGTGGAGGGCCATACTTGAGGCCATAGCGTTTGAATATGCGCAGATGATCCAGATTTACCGCGAGTGCGGCATGCCGCTGAGCGAGATAATAGGAACGGAAGGCGGAAGCAAAAGCCCTCTGTGGACTCAAATAAAGGCGGATATACTTGGCGGGGCTTACAACATACCTACCCGAAGTGAGGGGGGGCTGATGGCAGATGTCGCTGTCGCCGCTTACGGCGTCGGTGATATCGCAAACCTCAGGGATACGATGAAAGAGTGGGTCACATTCAGGGGGCGTTTTGAGACAGACGCGAAGAACTACAAGCTATATCAGGATATTTTCGCCGAACGCCAGGCGATGCTCGGTTCTCCGCTCAAGACAACTTTTGCCGGACTTGAAAGGATACGCAAGATACTCGGACAGTAA